Part of the Pyricularia oryzae 70-15 chromosome 3, whole genome shotgun sequence genome, ATAGTACACGCCAACCGCTAATGACGATGCATGCTTGTATGAGTACAATATTGTACAGCAGGACCAAACCAGTGCGGCCAAAAACCAAAATTCTAATCGCACCTCCCATCCTTCCACCCTGTGCGCCACCTCTGGTCCCACAAATTACAGTCAAATACAGGCTTCCCCAGCTTCTTGTTGACGTCGTTGTGCGCGTTGCACAGCCAGTTGCCAAACTCGTCGCGTGTGCGAACGCGCACCGGGTCCCGCTTGATGTATTCCCTAAAGTCGTCGGCGCACACCCAGCAAGGGTACAGCTTGGAGAAGAGGCGCATGAAGCCTGCCAGGTCCGACTGTTCCGTCTGCGTCGGCCTCTCAGGGTACTGCGCTGCGATAGTGTGCAGCAGCGTCCAGGTTCCGCGGCCCAGCGTCTCTACGTCGGCCGGGCAGTCGCGCGGCGGCCGGGCCTGTGCTGCGGGCGTTTTGAGTAGAGACTTGCTCTGCGCCGCCCAGTCTTTCATGGAAGTGCATGTTCGGCATCTGTTGAGGGATTGGGACGAAATCGTCCATCAGCGACTTGAACCGAACATGTAGACGTATGGAGTTTTTCCACCAGCTGACGGGTTCTTACGGTTTGCCATCCTTTCCCAACACCACGCCGTTGGCAAGCTTAATGGGTGTTGTGGTGTTTGCTGGTCCCGACTcgacagcaccagcagtcgTAGACTGTTGTGACTGGCTTTTTGGTTCTGGTTCGCTTGAGTCTCCGGCCATCGTTGCTCATCAACCGTATGTGCGCGACCCTTTTCGTGCGGCTAAGATTCCTGGTATGGTATGACTTCCGACCTGAAAGAAAAGGATGGAGAGTAAAATCAACGGCGTAATCGTCAAGGCATTGGATAGCTGGTGGGAGGTGTAGCATGTGTAACATTGCATGCTTGTTGATTGGTAATGGCTCCAACTGGCGCGACCTTTTTTGACATAATAGTTCTAAGACGAACAGGGGTAGGGAATAATTGCGTAGACAGGTACCTACCATCGTGGTTATCGATAAAGCCGCACTGGTGCCCCGCAGACAAACACCGGTTGAAAGTCTGGCCATCGCTTTGCTGCCGCCGTATAAAACCTAGGATCTCAAAGGAAACCCCAAATAATAAGGAGTTACTAGATCTCGATTGATATATCTCACTGGAACCGCTTGTGTTTAGCCCTTTCTCTTGCACGCTTGAGCTTGGGCTTGCTAATACTTACGCCAAACATGGCATACGACAAGGTTCCCGTTTTACTGCTCAAGACAAAGTCGACCCCTGTCGATGCCTATGAAGAGATCTTCTCCCAGACATATGAGGGCAATGCCTTTGAGCCAATTTTCATACCAGTCCTTGAGCACAGGTTCCTGGATAATGGCATGAAACAAGTCAGAGCCGTGCTCAAGGAGCATAAGATTGGCAATGGCGCAGACTGCCAGTATGGTGGCATGATATTTACCTCACAGCGAGCGGTCGAGGCCTTTGCCCACCTGGTCACCGAGGGCGCAGGTACTGGTGGATGATCCCCTGACGTTGTTCCAAGAGTTATTTTAAGCTCACCAATGCGAATACAGGGAATGGAGGTGCGCAATGGCCAAATTTGCAGGATATCCCCATCTACAGCGTTGGGCCGGCGACGACCCGCGCGCTGAAAGCCATCCCGCAGGAGCCGGCTCTAAACGTCTATGGGGAGCACGCTGGTAATGGCGAAACGCTTGCGCCATTCATACTGGATCATTACGGCGAGTGGTACAAGGAAAGGGACACCAAGCCTCCACTACTATTCCTCACAGGCGAGGTCAGGAGAGACATTATCCCCAAGGTGTTGATGGATAGCAGACTGGCGGCGACCCGGCGCATACAAGTCGACGAGGTGGTTGTGTACGGGACGGGCGTGATGCACTCCTTCGAAGACGAGATGCGCCAGACGCTCGACAGGGTGAGGGGCTACCGCATGCTCTGGGCGGTTGTCTTCTCGCCGACTGGCTGCGACAGCATGTTGCGTGCGCTCGGTTTCCTCAAGGGCGATGGCAAGCTGGAAACGGAGGTGGTGGGGCGGCGCAAAGATTCCGACCATAGGACTTTGGTGGCCACCATCGGGCCCACGACCAGGGCTCACCTGGCCGACTCATTCCAATTCGAACCAGATGTTTGCTCAGAACATCCCAGTCCAGATGGTGTCTGGTCTGGCATTACCAAATACATCAGCAATCTGAGATAACAAATGTGTCATGGATTTGTGTTTTAAACGTGATCCCGGGATTACTGACAGGGCTAGAGTTGCTTGGCGACATGGAAAAAAGTCAATGCCAAGGaaggttttcttttctgtgtTGGTCCGAAACGATTTGTTCATTGCATGGTCAGTGATGATGTTTATCTTTGTTAGTGCCAGACGAGCGTTCGTACATAGGTGGTGTTAATGCGAGTGCGTGTGTATGCGCACGAGTTTGTAATGGTCTCGAATGATAACAGGAAAGATCAGAACCCCGTATTCCCGTTTCCAGGATGCGATGATTTAAAGTGATTCGAGAACAAGCGCATGGGCACATCAAGTTGCGGGATGACTGGCTGGGGTCAATTGATCGGTGGGCGGCGTTTGCGGCCCGCGGCGGTAGTGCAACCTTAGCCATGGCCTGGCTAGTGGACACGGACCAGTACTCGTACTCCGGACCTACCAACTACATACATGTGTACATAGGTACAGCTAGGTAGCTACCTTAGGTAGCTAAAGAAGCTGGTGTGTTTTGTAACAAGCCAAAAGACCAGGCTGCCATAAGCCGTCAGTCAAACTATTTGCTGCCAAAACTTGAAAGTCATCTCCTAGGGATTAGCGGACGGAAGTACTGATTGCTTGCTACCCCACCCTCTCGCTGCACAAGGTAGATAGCGTGGGCTGGCGGTGACGAACAACGGCATTTCCTAACCCACCTTTGATCCATGACCCAATCCATAATTAGTGGCTAAGGTTGTGGTGCTGACAACGTAAGACCCCTGCACCACTTGTGTCCCTGAGAGGAGGCTACTCTTCCCATTCCTAGCATGGTTTTATCTGTGATTTTTTTGGGGGAAGATAAAAGAAAAGGCCCCAAGCGTATAAGCAAGGATGCGTTAGAACTCGCGAGACGGTTCCCTGAAGGCCGCTGTGAcatttttccccctcttaTTCTTCTATTTTTGGCCCAAAGGCGACCGTGACACAAGCAACCCAGGTCCAACTTACTCCACTAACGCCGTCATACACGATATCGATCCCAGTACGATACAATAGGGATACAGTACGGGGGACCGGTCGACCACAACCCCAAAAACACCTTAGACACACCGTTCCACCTACAGCTCCGACCGTGACCCGACCACGACCCGCGAATGACGAGCATCAACTCCGCCATGAACTACTACCACGGCAGCAACTCACCACCCAATTCCTCGGGGGCCGCCACGCCTACCACCACCACATCCGCCACCTCCTCTGGCCTGTTCGGCGGCGGTCTGTACAGTGCCTTTGGCGGCCTGATGCGCCGCTGGTCTAGTGAACCGGAAGGGGGCGGCCAGCTTGGCTTAGAGGAAGACGACCGTTCACACAGCAACGGTAATGGCGTCGATGGCGTGTATAGCTCTAGGAGGTATCGGCCACCACACCACGCAAATACATATCCACGTGTCCCCTCGCCGCTCCGCCCGCCTCCGTTGGAACCTCTAGTACTCCACGGGTTCCGCGACGACACCCCTGACTCGGCGCGCCTAATGACCGCCCCCGTCGCAGAGGAGATTCGCATCATGGTCCCCGAGAGGCTGCGCATCGAGGAGGATTGGAAGTTGATCTACAGCCTGGACCAGGACGGTGCCAGTCTTGCCACCTTGTATGAGAAGTGTGCGCCCTTCAGGGGCCGTCGGGGCGGCTTTGTGCTTGTAGTGCGGGACGATGAAGGAGGGGTGAGTTTTCGTGATTGAACAAAACGCGTACTGCATCGTTTCTTCACCAGGAACTGACTGCTGGCTATCTGCCATTTGCACATACAGACTTTTGGCGCTTACTTGTCCGAATCACCACACATCGCGCCCCACTACTTCGGCACCGGCGAGTGTTTCCTGTGGCGTGCTTCCATGATGAGCCCCCTACCCCCTCCACCCTCTGCCGACACGACACAACTGACGGGCCGCGCGACCACGATCCCATCGTCCCCCACCGCGACGACGAGACGAGCGCCGCCGGCCCTGATCCCCATATACGACACGGACCTTGAGACACAAGGCACGAGCACTTACGACATTCACGCCGATGACGACCTCGACTACACAATGGACAGGCGAGACCAGCTTAGCCCGCCCACAAAATCCTCCTCCCCGAtgccgccgcagccgccgTCCCCATTTATACGCTTCAAGGCGTTCCCTTACAGCGGAGTCAACGAGTACTATATCTACTGCGAGCCGCACTGGCTCAGcgtgggcggcggcgacggcaagTACGGCCTCTGGCTTGACGACTCGCTCGAAAAGGGTGTCAGTGCTACGTGCCTCACCTTTGGCAACGAGCCGCTCAGCGACGAGGGTGAGAAGTTTGGCGTCCTTGGCGTCGAGCTTTGGGCCATAGGCGCCAAGGACTAACATGTGTGTTGGTTGTCGTTTAATTTATTTGTTTTTAACCGTTGAAAAAGCCGTTGCGCCCGTCTTTGAGCCTCTGTTTGTGCGCCGGTTTTTTTTACGTACCCCCAAGGTCACATAGTCTGTAGGTGTTCTACAGTCCGAGGGTCATCTCGGGGTCAGTTCAGCAAGAGGGTTATACAACGGGTGTCTGATGACGAAAGTGTGGCTTTTGTGacctacctagctaggtCAGTCTCATGAATGATGAAAGGAAAGGGAGGAAAAGAGACGAAAAAGAGAGCAACAAAAGACGGAAAACGGACGATATGATTATGATACCCATCTCTATTTCTCACCTCATTATTCCTTAGCAGTCATTATCAACATGCTTGGCTAGCTGATGCCACAAACATTACACCAGTGACTTTTGTCACTGTACCGAGTACCAATACTGGCGATGCGGCAACGAAAATGGGTTCATCCAGCGCGCCATATGACAAATCAACTACGGTCACCTAGTCTCGGCAAATGTGAATCCTCGCGAATCGCAGAGATTATCGGCTCAAGTTACGTCGTCGGTTGGGGATCTGCTGGCATCCATGTATTCATTTTCCCACTCGTGTCTCCTGCACATTCTAAATATCTCAACGGCTTAATTGTGAGTGCCGGCGGGGATGGCGCCGATAGTAAATCACCGCAAAATAAACTCAGAAATTGCTCATATACAATTATTCCCTTTGTCTTGAAAGCTCCGCTCGGCACAGCCAATCCACGAATACACAGATCCCGCCCGCCTCACCAGTAAACAAACTTATGCCTTTCAAGTTTGCACGTGATTGCCACAGCAGCCTCCATGTAAACTTGAGGATACACAAGTCTGAAGTCGAGGATGGTCGGTGTCAAGACAGCATGTGGTATTGTGAGGGATGAGGTGGAAAATGTAAGATGTGGTGTTAAATGTGGTTGATAGTGGATATAGAAAAAAACCAAGGAATGATCTTTTGCAGGCTCTGGCAGCTTACAGCAGATCGATCTCCCTGATAGCCCCATGCACATCCTGATATGCCATCTTGAACATATCCCACGGGATCTGTCCCATTTCACCCCTGCTACCGCACGCGAACGCCTCTGCCGCAGCCACCACTGCGAGACGTCTAGTTCCTTCGCTCGACGCCAATGCCTGTGGGCTGCCTGTCAAACAAGCCAATGACCATGGACCGCTCGCCGCATTACCGCATAATTTCCTGGTAGATGAACTGCTTGAGCTGCTCTTTGCTCAGGTTATCCTTGTGCTTATCGAAATCAAAGAACTCCTCGGGAATCGGCGGTGCGGTGGGTTCATCATCGGGGTCATGGTACGGCTCAAGGTAAGGGTGCTTCAAAGCTTCCTCGACGGTGATGCGCTTGACGGGGTTAAAGGCAAGCAACTTCTCCAACAGGTCCAAGGCGAGATCCGAAGTCTTGGGGAAGAGTGTCCTGAAAGGAACCTTTTTCTTGAACGGCAGCGAGCGAATGTACTCCCTTGCACGGCGGGACTTGATACCATAGTAGTCCTCCATGGTGGGTGTGCCGAGAACGTCAAGAATCAGCGTGAGCTGGTGGTGGTCTAACAAAGTATCAAGTGTCAGTACTGGGGAGAACATCGTGTCTACGGTGCAGCACACTCTGGGGCGGGAGCAAGTAGCACACTCAATACAGAGGAACGCCATTGTAACTTACAGTCCTTTCCGGGGAACAAAGGCTTTCCGCTGAGCATTTCAGCCAGAATGCAGCCAACAGACCACACGTCAATAGCCTTGGTGTACTCCTTAAAGGTCAACATGATCTCGGGAGCACGGTACCAACGCGTAGCGACGTATTCTGTCATGAAACCCGAGTTGTCCTCTtgcgaggcggcagaacGAGCCAGACCAAAATCGCAAACCTTCAAATCACAGTTGGCGTTGAGAAGGAGATTCGAGGGCTTCAGATCACGGTGAAGCACGTTTGCCGAGTGCATTGCCTTGAGAGCACGCAGAGTCTGGTAGATGAAGTACTGGCAGTGATCGTCGGATAGGTCTTGGGTGCGGATGACACGGTGCATGTCAGTCTCCATGAGCTCCTATACGGTGGTCGAACGCATGACGGTTAGCTGGCAAGTACAGTAGACGGCGTTTCGGTTTCAGGAGTGTTCAGCAGCAACGGACCTGGATCAGGTACACCTCGTTGAAGGTCTCGTAGCTTCGGGGCTTCTGGATGTCGAGGATGGAAATGATGTTCTCGTGGTTGAAGTACCGGAGCAGCTTCATCTCGCGGAGGGTTCGTAGGCAGAACATAGAATGATCGAACGGGGTGATCTTCTTTATGGCAACCTTTTGGCCCGAAGGCTTATGGATCGCAGAGCTACAACAGAGCAAAACGCGCAGCCGGTCATGTCAGCCATTAAGTCGCAAAGTTTGAAAGGTTACCGTCCTGACCAAATTGTACAGCCATTCTTTGGATGTTGCGGAGCAGGTCCAGGCAAGATGCGGTGTTCGGTTCCGGCAGAGGTGTACTTACCAAACGACTCCATAagcgccctcgcccacgacaTCCTGGATGTCGTATTGCTCGCTTACGTTGAATGAGATCTTGCGAGACCCCGAAGAGTTGCTTGGTGGATTGGCGCGAGACATGGCGGCGCTGAAAGGAGCTGGCGATGATGCCGCCTGCTCTGGTTCAGGAAAGCCGCGGAGCGGGGTTTGTCTAGCGGGGAGACTTGGGCTGTTGAATTGCGGGTAAGGTGCGACGGTGCACCGAAGGTTGTCGACTTGGGCTCAGGGACCTGCGCTCAATGGGAAGTGGCGAAATTCCCAGGGACAAgtacaaaaaacaaaaggcaAATGGGGAAAAAAGATAGAAAATAATTCAAAAAGTTTGGTGCCTTTGTTGGTTCCTGGCCGCAGCAAGTACAGTCGCAACGTGCCAATAAAGCTGTGGTGTAGGTAGTGCAGTAGTTCAATAACCTAGTCTCGATGGAGGCGGCAGCGGAGATTGTGCAGCTGCTTCCTTGGGCTGCAGGGCAGATgtgaaaaaaataataagaataaaaaataaaataaaatagaaaGCTCGGCCACCGTGCTTGATCGTCAAGACCCAGGCAGGAAAGCCGTCCAAGCGCCGTCTTTTTTACTGAAGAGGGACCTTTCAATTCTGGTTAGGCAGGCAACCTGACCCGCGTGCCTTTTCTCTCCTGGGTGACTTGGGACGGATGGACCAACGAGAATGACAGTGACAATTAATCAAACCCCGTCCAGTCCAGTCGTTAATGATCGTTGGTACGTGGttgtaaggtaaggtaggggaTGTTCCTgtcggtaggtaggtaataaCAAGTAGGTCGGTCAGTCGGCCCAGGACAGGTTGGGTCTGGCTGGGTCGGTCGGGAAAGGAGGGGCGGAAAAAGGAGAAGTTGTCTTGGGAAGTCTCTCTGTGTGGATACCAGATGAGCAGACGGGAGCTACAACCTGGATAAGGAGGTACCTTGAAGGAGGTAAGCCAGGTAGGTGGGTAGGTTGGTAcctagataggtacctaggtagatacCAAAGTAGCAAGCACAATAGTATTGACAGGTGGTATTAATACATTTACGGTCTGCTACAATGTTGCTACCTCTTATTGCCGGGCTATCGTATCTGACATGTCTGGTTCACAATCGGGAAACGATCACGACAGTGAACACGACGAGCCAGTCACGGCAGTGGATTTGGTACTGTATAATGTGCGACGCCACCTGCAACTCACTCCATCAGGCAgtcccaagaaaaaaatagaaataaaaccgataaatcatATCTGGCCTTGGTTCCAAAGTCGGTAGTTAATGTGGAACATTAACAAGTCAAGTGTGTGAGCGAGTCCCCCTCCTAATCCTTGTTCAGCTTACTACTTCGTACAAGtaagtaccttaccttagtAGGGTTCATTCCTGTCAACGGCATGCAGGGGCTTTGCGGCGGCACAGCTGCCACCAGGAGTCAGCAACTGAGATGGGAGAGGCGGCCGGTGCTACTTTCGTTAGCTCGGATTTGATCACATCGCTACGTGAAGTTGCCTACCAAATGTCTGTGTGGCCAGGACATGAATACAGTACGTTTGTCGGCCGTGCAATACAATACTTTGTTGCAGAGTCCCGCTCGCTAGGCCCACTACCATGGCACATTGGATTCTCGCGAGATTGTCGTGGATGAGTTATTGGTTTCTTTGGCGAGATTCGTATTTCCCAAGAAACGGTCGAGACCAGACAGCTAGCTAGTAATGCACCTCGGCATTTTGTTAGGGGTCTATAAATGGAATTTCCAACCGgggccttttcttttctttttttctactctttttgtttgttggtcTTGCAACTTTTTAAGGTATATGCATAGCTGCCTACTCCGTATATTCCCCGATAAACAGCTGTGCTATTAATTAATCATCGGGTTTTAACGATTTAACCACGCGAGGGGCAACAGTGAGGGGTTGGTTGGCTGAAGAAGCGTGTTGAGCTGGCTGGTGTTGCAGTAGCTCCCAAACATGCGACGCATCCTGACGGGGCCGGGGCCGCCCCTCACCCCCGTAAGGGTCGCTTTTTAGCAGCCAACCCTGACCAGATAACGCGATGGCTTGACGCAAATCCCGCAAGGGCTCGTAATATGGTGCAGCAGCGCCTTTTGGCGACCCTGTCAAGCAAGCCTGCTCAGACTTCCTTGACTTCGTGAGTACTGCTGGCAAATGGATTCCAATCTACGGCCTTGTGTTTCAATCAGCTGGCGCATGCGGGCATTGATCATCTTATACGTGACTGTCCAACAAGACTTCAATAatatatctttttttttttttcactcttCGTCCACCGTAGCGCAACTAACCGTTTATATGTACTTGCCGGCCCAAAGAGGCGCATTTGAAAAGTCACTCTTGAGGTGAGTGATCCCATTCCGTCGGCTCCCAGAACTTCCAGAACAAGTCGGCTTTTGTCGCGACGCAGTTCAGACATTTCCGTCTGTTCGATCCTGTTGCCTCCCGCGGGTCGATTGCAGCCATGATCCCTTTTCGTTGATTTCGGCCCCATGGTGCCTGTATGATCTCCAAAGAGCCGCGGGGGAACCCAGCAGTCGGGGTAAAAAAGTAAGATTGGGGCAGGGATCTGgtgaagtagtagtagtagtattatttgacgccgggctcggcccggctcattagccggccgttagcaacctcccgaggggtatctcggcgcgctttctattttctctatttacacagcggaaaacaagggcatagaagcgaatcgagcctgaccgggttcgtgcccggccctgcttacaggtttgttcactgacgcgaccccgtgccttcaggcgcacggagggttcgtctgacggcagttgacggctcttcatcgagaggggcctgtgtccaaacagcggagctgtcggtcgtttgtagccatggagacgaagttcccaacaagtgtgggctcgacggcacaggcgggtggttgttgtcgatagccagccgggttatccttgccacggtacgcggggaggaggtggagggagcaggattcgaacctacgttactcaggGATCTGGTGAAGAAGAGGCAAGCTAAGCAAAGCAATTTACCACGAGAGGCAAGGCACTTGCATGCACCTTGCTTGTCCAACCACGAGCCGATTGATGATCTCAACTGGAGCCCTCCCTCGCAGGTTCGTCGTGTAACCTTTTCGTGCATCATGCCATGCGTAAAGCCAGCTTTGGGAAGAAACCCAGAAAAAGAATGGTGGCCTCTTGACAGCCCCTCTGTATCAAAATGCAGGAACCAGTGTACACCACCAAGCTTCGAATATATTAACATACCACCTTAGTCCACACCTGATCCAGTTCTTAGCGCCTGTGCAGCGCTACTGTCAGCACGGCGCTTGTAGCAGACTCATCACATTTGTGACCATAGCAGCCACAGGGATTGTCATTCGTCATGTTAGCGCCGCTGTTTGTTTCGGTGAATAATCGCATTACATGTTTCAGCCAAAGTGCTTGAAGCTTGTGAGGCACGGGTGGAATGGAAACAAATCGAAGATACTTTGATGAAAGATATTCTTCTGATTGAGTCTGCAACCTAGACTAAAAACTATCTGGTCCTCGTTCtacttctagttctagtccacAACTAGTAGGCTATAATTATCTGACTAGTCAGACTAACAACTGGTATAACTTCCGCAAGGATTCGCTCTGATAGCTTATGGCATTCTATTAACCGTTTTGTTTAGCTCGGCGTGAATTGACCAGTACCAATATTGACTCACTCCTATAGAAGCAGGCTTTGTGAGCACCAGAACGTAATCACCATCAAGTTCCTAGGATGAAAGGCAATCCGCATGCATGACATTCAAACGTGTAATTCTGACATCTCATCTCTCAACCGTCTTGACACCGTTTTCCGACCCTTTCTGTTATAAATAACCACTTCTATACACTAAAGGGCATCACATTCCGCAAATTCCAGCTCCTTTCTATTATCAGTCCGCACTCAACTTACTGAACTACCTGGAATACCAAGACATGACGTTAGTGACTGTGTCTGATGGCAATTGGGAGAACAGGGTTTCGTTCCTAGCCTACCTTCTCCCTCAAGGTACCCATCCATTGCTGGTAGCTCATGCCCTGGTCTGCCCGATCCTCAACTAGAAGGGTTTGAGCCCAGAGCTTGAGGGCCGGCTCGCCATCCTCCCGAACAATGTACAGGTGTGGCACCGTTATGCTCCCAACGCCACGCGACTTGTAGTCTCGGCTCTTGGAGATAACTGCCCGCACCCGTTCGTTAAAATCATTGTCCAACTCGGGCACGCTGCCCTTGCCGACACGCAACTGCGTGCGGTCCTGAACACCAAACACATCGATGAGCAGCTGGGGCACTGCGTCCCTGCCAACCCAGAGGAATTGCGTTTGACCATCGTCAATGAGATACAGGCCAAAGGGCTGGAATCTCTCGGACGAGAGGTTCAGAGGTGGCGGGAGTACAATTTGGCTCGTCTCAGGGTCGGGAATGCCAGCATTGTCAGGCATGTCGTGGAGCGAGTAAAGCCGCGGGTAGATGTACTGGACGAGAAGTGGCAGTGGCAGCGTAGACAGCAGGCACAGTGCAGCGGATCGAAGATCCGAGGGAATCTGGGCTGACTTGCGGAGACCAACGTTCTTGATTAGGCCAAGGAAAAGCGCGGGCAGGCCGCGAAGATTGGCCGGGAACTGCAGGCCACCACCCATGCTCCCGCCCGCCAGTTCCTTCCTGAACGTCTGCAAGAGTTCGGTGAGTTTGCTTTGCAGAGAGTCCCGTGCCGCTTCCAGCCCGCTGCTGAGAGCCTTCTCAACGGCCTTGTGGCTGAAGTAGGTCGTGATGGCGCATTGGTCGGCCGAGGCGTAAACATCAGCCAGGTTTGTAGTAGTAGGTAAAGCTAGGGTAATAACACGAATGCGACGTTCGCCATTGCATGTAGTGTGGAGAACGGCTGTCTGCATGCAGACCACGTTCTTCCCCAGTGTCTCGTCAATGGCAACCTCAACCACGTAGCACTGGTCACGCGGGAAAGCCGGGAAAGCGCATAGGTCTGAGCTCCGATTGAAAAAGTTGCCGTAGAAAGAGCTCATGCGCAAACCCGTCGTGGCACGGACACGAAGCACAGCCTCCAAGCCAATCTCGGACGACAGGTAGTCACTGAACTCTGAGGCAAATTTGATGGCATCCTCGGGCCGGCCCGCATTCCAACCGGGGTAGAACCACGTCTGACCGCCCGTGTACCTTGGGAGGTTGCTCAATGAAGCCACGTCCTGGTACTGGgaggagaaaagaaacatgTCAATTGACACCTGGTTCTTGGAGCTGTCAACCGCGAAGCTCTTGTAGAAGCTGTTGGCCGTCTGAAGTAGGCTATTCTCCTTTGACGTCCCCAATACCTTTTTATCTTCTCTCATGTCAAGCTTGCCATACCCGACATTGGGTAAAGATGCGCTGAGAACAACGATCTTGCCTCCCAGTGGCGAAATAAGTTTATGCCCGGCCCTGAGAGCGGAGCCCATGCACGATCCGTTGTTTGTCGTGTTCTGGAACATCTCAGGGAGTTTGGTAAGGAAGTTCTCGATTCTCTGGCGGCTGTCGGTGAGAGGAACTAAAAGCTCTTGAGGCACAGGGAGAAAAGGCTCGTCCAGATCACTGACGACGAGCATGCTAGTCTCGGCATTCTCATCGCCATCCTTGGGCACG contains:
- a CDS encoding protein transporter SEC24, coding for MSAPDQGYGQYPPAGQQYDQQQQPYPDQQGFEAQPGAPPQAGAPPTADGRKKKRNYAAGAFDVGTGANVAPGAGPPMPGQTPQYGMPPAGQPAYGGFAQQPDPQAPVYGDPSQQQPQQYGAPMASPGQPGVGGYQAPDPYYTSGVGAPGAPAGPGGVAGLTSNLAGMQLGPGQPAQAPAQQQARPTPLNQLYPTDLLNQPFNVSELDLPPPPVILPLNSSVTSSPMANCPPKYVRSTLNAVPTTHSLLKKSKLPFALVIQPYAALHDHEDNVPLVQDQVISRCRRCRSYINPYVVFLDQGHRWRCNMCNLTNDVPQAFDWDAAEQRAVDRWQRHELNHAVVEFVAPQEYMVRPPQPLVYLFLFDVSYAAVSSGLLATSARTILDSLNRIPNADRRTRLGFIAVDSSLHYFAVPKDGDENAETSMLVVSDLDEPFLPVPQELLVPLTDSRQRIENFLTKLPEMFQNTTNNGSCMGSALRAGHKLISPLGGKIVVLSASLPNVGYGKLDMREDKKVLGTSKENSLLQTANSFYKSFAVDSSKNQVSIDMFLFSSQYQDVASLSNLPRYTGGQTWFYPGWNAGRPEDAIKFASEFSDYLSSEIGLEAVLRVRATTGLRMSSFYGNFFNRSSDLCAFPAFPRDQCYVVEVAIDETLGKNVVCMQTAVLHTTCNGERRIRVITLALPTTTNLADVYASADQCAITTYFSHKAVEKALSSGLEAARDSLQSKLTELLQTFRKELAGGSMGGGLQFPANLRGLPALFLGLIKNVGLRKSAQIPSDLRSAALCLLSTLPLPLLVQYIYPRLYSLHDMPDNAGIPDPETSQIVLPPPLNLSSERFQPFGLYLIDDGQTQFLWVGRDAVPQLLIDVFGVQDRTQLRVGKGSVPELDNDFNERVRAVISKSRDYKSRGVGSITVPHLYIVREDGEPALKLWAQTLLVEDRADQGMSYQQWMGTLREKVVQ
- a CDS encoding oxidation resistance protein 1, with product MTSINSAMNYYHGSNSPPNSSGAATPTTTTSATSSGLFGGGLYSAFGGLMRRWSSEPEGGGQLGLEEDDRSHSNGNGVDGVYSSRRYRPPHHANTYPRVPSPLRPPPLEPLVLHGFRDDTPDSARLMTAPVAEEIRIMVPERLRIEEDWKLIYSLDQDGASLATLYEKCAPFRGRRGGFVLVVRDDEGGTFGAYLSESPHIAPHYFGTGECFLWRASMMSPLPPPPSADTTQLTGRATTIPSSPTATTRRAPPALIPIYDTDLETQGTSTYDIHADDDLDYTMDRRDQLSPPTKSSSPMPPQPPSPFIRFKAFPYSGVNEYYIYCEPHWLSVGGGDGKYGLWLDDSLEKGVSATCLTFGNEPLSDEGEKFGVLGVELWAIGAKD
- a CDS encoding CMGC/MAPK/ERK protein kinase, whose translation is MSRANPPSNSSGSRKISFNVSEQYDIQDVVGEGAYGVVCSAIHKPSGQKVAIKKITPFDHSMFCLRTLREMKLLRYFNHENIISILDIQKPRSYETFNEVYLIQELMETDMHRVIRTQDLSDDHCQYFIYQTLRALKAMHSANVLHRDLKPSNLLLNANCDLKVCDFGLARSAASQEDNSGFMTEYVATRWYRAPEIMLTFKEYTKAIDVWSVGCILAEMLSGKPLFPGKDYHHQLTLILDVLGTPTMEDYYGIKSRRAREYIRSLPFKKKVPFRTLFPKTSDLALDLLEKLLAFNPVKRITVEEALKHPYLEPYHDPDDEPTAPPIPEEFFDFDKHKDNLSKEQLKQFIYQEIMR
- a CDS encoding FAD-linked sulfhydryl oxidase ALR, giving the protein MAGDSSEPEPKSQSQQSTTAGAVESGPANTTTPIKLANGVVLGKDGKPCRTCTSMKDWAAQSKSLLKTPAAQARPPRDCPADVETLGRGTWTLLHTIAAQYPERPTQTEQSDLAGFMRLFSKLYPCWVCADDFREYIKRDPVRVRTRDEFGNWLCNAHNDVNKKLGKPVFDCNLWDQRWRTGWKDGRCD